A window of Rhododendron vialii isolate Sample 1 chromosome 13a, ASM3025357v1 contains these coding sequences:
- the LOC131312650 gene encoding probable WRKY transcription factor 7, which translates to MAMELVMGTYRSNNTFATKLVDNAVVQEAASGLKSVEKFIRLLSQSQISPPDSDRNLSVELNTNCKAVADIAVMKFKRVLSLLGRTQTGHAQFRRAPLVSHPPILVQPNDGPETRVYCPTPIQQIPPAVSLPNLKNGMISFSYSLVISRANSSLTGETATKQQQPLSSAPFVVLNLSQASLSSKPPLLKQKCSSSEK; encoded by the coding sequence ATGGCCATGGAGCTTGTGATGGGTACCTACAGATCAAACAACACCTTCGCAACCAAACTGGTAGACAACGCCGTGGTCCAAGAGGCGGCGTCGGGCCTCAAAAGCGTCGAGAAATTCATCCGGCTCCTGTCCCAGTCCCAAATCTCTCCTCCGGACTCTGACCGAAATTTGTCTGTGGAATTAAACACCAACTGCAAAGCCGTGGCCGACATTGCCGTGATGAAATTCAAGCGGGTCCTTTCCCTCTTGGGCCGCACCCAAACCGGCCATGCCCAGTTCCGGCGAGCCCCTTTGGTTTCTCACCCCCCGATTCTAGTCCAACCCAACGACGGGCCGGAGACCAGGGTCTATTGCCCGACTCCGATTCAGCAGATTCCTCCGGCGGTTTCTCTCCCGAACCTAAAGAACGGCATGATTAGCTTCTCATACTCTCTGGTGATTTCCAGAGCGAACTCGTCGTTGACGGGGGAGACAGCTACGAAGCAGCAGCAGCCGTTGTCGTCCGCGCCGTTTGTTGTTTTGAATCTGTCTCAGGCGTCTTTGTCCAGCAAGCCACCGTTGTTGAAGCAGAAGTGCAGTTCGTCAGAGAAATAG